In Halorussus limi, a genomic segment contains:
- a CDS encoding RPA12/RPB9/RPC11 RNA polymerase family protein, translated as MQFCDECGSLMHTEGDTWVCRSCENEEVRDSHAEAAMTTQDGQRDDGAPVVADATQGATETMQEPCPADDCDSDRADYEMMPKPGGSYEVRLFTCVECGHKWRES; from the coding sequence ATGCAATTCTGTGACGAGTGTGGTTCGCTGATGCACACGGAGGGCGATACGTGGGTGTGTCGCTCCTGTGAGAACGAGGAGGTGCGGGACTCGCACGCAGAAGCGGCGATGACGACCCAGGATGGACAGCGGGACGACGGGGCACCCGTCGTGGCCGACGCGACCCAGGGTGCCACCGAGACGATGCAGGAGCCCTGTCCGGCGGACGATTGCGACAGCGACCGGGCCGACTACGAGATGATGCCGAAGCCGGGCGGCTCCTACGAGGTTCGGCTGTTCACCTGCGTCGAGTGCGGCCACAAGTGGCGCGAGTCCTGA
- the hisI gene encoding phosphoribosyl-AMP cyclohydrolase: MQDNSLTVDLEFGETELIPAIAQDVETDEILMLAYVSPDALAKTQNTGLAHYYSRSRDELWQKGGSSGHVQRVEEIRVDCDGDALLYRVEQEGGACHTGYRSCFYRTLDGDIVGEKVFDPDEVYE, encoded by the coding sequence ATGCAAGATAACTCTCTTACCGTCGATCTAGAGTTTGGTGAAACTGAACTGATACCTGCGATTGCACAGGACGTCGAGACGGACGAGATTCTGATGCTCGCGTACGTCTCACCGGACGCGCTTGCGAAAACCCAGAATACGGGTCTCGCTCACTACTACTCTCGTAGCCGCGATGAGCTGTGGCAGAAGGGCGGCTCTAGCGGACACGTCCAACGCGTCGAGGAGATCCGAGTTGATTGCGATGGGGATGCGCTGCTCTACCGTGTTGAACAGGAGGGCGGGGCCTGCCATACGGGGTACCGCTCGTGTTTCTATCGAACGCTCGACGGGGACATCGTCGGAGAGAAAGTATTCGATCCTGACGAAGTATACGAGTAG
- a CDS encoding GIY-YIG nuclease family protein, with the protein MDISDLTQKFEFVDTVTVERNEAGQIDLKMPQQRYEKSDETSVHQYGWGPFCKFHVDTSSFQERSGVYIFTANHQIVYVGEAVDIHSRIQYGYSNISPKNCFEGGQQTNCRINNAILEVIRNEGQVALWAMEAEDRKQREAALIEECDPSWNFESPTTVTDSPQQIAQADGPAKDRESIFNESTNQHQLTSSKYAPLYDHLKKADVNTLHLSFEEIEEILGVPLPASARKYAVWWNPTGHAHAEGWAELGWAAEPDLDSETVTFNKVH; encoded by the coding sequence ATGGATATCTCTGATCTCACTCAGAAGTTCGAGTTTGTAGACACCGTCACAGTAGAACGGAATGAGGCAGGGCAGATCGATCTCAAAATGCCTCAACAACGCTACGAAAAATCAGACGAAACGTCTGTCCATCAGTACGGTTGGGGACCGTTTTGTAAATTCCACGTTGACACCTCCAGCTTCCAAGAGAGATCAGGTGTTTATATCTTCACCGCAAACCATCAGATAGTGTATGTCGGAGAGGCTGTGGATATACATAGTCGAATTCAATACGGATACTCCAACATTTCTCCCAAGAACTGTTTTGAGGGTGGACAGCAGACCAACTGTCGAATCAATAACGCCATTCTCGAAGTCATCCGCAACGAAGGGCAGGTCGCACTCTGGGCAATGGAGGCCGAGGACAGGAAACAACGGGAAGCGGCGTTAATCGAAGAGTGCGATCCATCCTGGAATTTCGAATCTCCAACCACCGTGACTGATAGTCCACAGCAAATCGCGCAAGCTGATGGCCCTGCAAAAGACCGAGAGTCTATTTTTAACGAATCCACAAATCAGCACCAATTGACGAGTAGTAAGTACGCACCGCTCTATGATCACCTTAAGAAGGCTGATGTGAACACTCTCCACCTCTCATTTGAAGAGATAGAGGAGATCCTGGGTGTTCCATTACCTGCATCTGCTCGTAAATACGCCGTTTGGTGGAATCCTACTGGCCACGCTCATGCCGAAGGCTGGGCAGAACTCGGATGGGCTGCAGAACCAGACCTCGACAGTGAGACTGTTACTTTTAACAAAGTCCATTGA
- a CDS encoding ADP-ribosylglycohydrolase family protein yields the protein MSSDRARGILLGLACGDALGRPVEFASASEISAEHGRLDEMVGHGTWNQPAGTITDDTEQALCIARSLVEHQAFDPADIADRFVAWYDSGPFDIGGMTRRALSRLKRGDEWDEAGQQVWENSPEGQNAGNGSVMRCPPLAIPYATDWDRLVEVSRQSSQITHADPRCTYGCAILNLTLAGILDDANAPLQDALDYVDASAPNELTAALSPLTRATSPGTLETSGYVVHSIQTALHDGLASKSAEEAIVTAVNRGGDTDTIGAITGAIAGARFGASGLPRQWLSMIDETDELESLADSLLKMA from the coding sequence ATGAGTTCAGATCGAGCGCGTGGGATCCTCCTTGGGTTAGCGTGCGGGGATGCGCTTGGCCGGCCAGTCGAGTTCGCGTCTGCGTCGGAGATCAGTGCTGAGCACGGGCGGCTTGACGAGATGGTCGGGCACGGCACGTGGAACCAGCCTGCTGGAACGATTACAGACGACACCGAGCAGGCGCTGTGCATCGCTCGAAGCCTCGTCGAACACCAAGCGTTCGACCCGGCGGACATTGCCGATAGGTTCGTCGCGTGGTACGACAGCGGCCCGTTCGACATCGGAGGGATGACGAGACGAGCGCTCAGCCGCCTCAAGCGCGGCGACGAGTGGGACGAGGCGGGCCAGCAGGTCTGGGAGAACAGCCCTGAAGGCCAGAATGCTGGGAACGGGAGTGTGATGCGGTGCCCGCCGCTCGCCATCCCGTATGCCACTGACTGGGATCGACTCGTCGAAGTGAGTCGGCAGTCCTCGCAGATTACGCACGCTGACCCGCGGTGTACCTATGGCTGCGCCATTCTAAATCTCACACTCGCGGGCATCCTTGACGATGCTAACGCACCACTGCAGGACGCCCTTGACTATGTCGATGCAAGTGCACCAAACGAGCTCACCGCTGCGCTTAGTCCTCTCACCCGTGCTACTTCCCCTGGTACACTAGAGACGTCTGGCTATGTTGTCCATTCGATTCAAACGGCTCTCCACGACGGGTTAGCGTCCAAGAGTGCCGAGGAGGCGATTGTCACTGCCGTCAACCGTGGCGGTGATACTGATACCATCGGCGCGATCACGGGAGCCATTGCCGGGGCGCGATTCGGTGCGTCGGGGCTCCCCCGCCAATGGCTTTCCATGATCGACGAAACCGATGAACTCGAATCGCTTGCGGATAGTCTCTTGAAGATGGCGTGA
- a CDS encoding HNH endonuclease: MRVEDETISERQCQEWRVSYRNGKSPYELAVESDHPRRDVYDHLIGECSHDCDETPISRGRTHNVTAPECRDIRDRYAAGEAIEALRASTGRRWQTLVRHLTGNCSHEVAVESPTVAKQEILQRDHVTAEECAQLRRGVHDAASVMAYADTVDHEYQVVLAHVNGECAHEVDEPPREPNDRRRDISNSDCQAIRETYRSSPDVDFSDIAEEYDCSRTTIERHITFRCSHPPVDALVTDVDAVQDLLESGVDADDGLSKFSPEEIVQLDRDGRADRKEPALDLIAPDPDRVETTRSRVVRNTDLAHDMKRMYNHTCQVCSVSRRGPDGNPYAEAHHIRPLGRPHDGPDEPENILVLCPNHHADFDYGRLTVDPETYRVTHTYEEAVDGTVLNIADPHQISDDHLTYHNKVIAGE, from the coding sequence ATGAGAGTTGAAGACGAGACAATTTCAGAACGGCAGTGCCAGGAGTGGCGGGTATCATACCGCAACGGCAAGTCACCGTATGAACTCGCGGTCGAGAGCGATCATCCTCGGAGAGACGTCTACGACCACTTGATTGGCGAGTGTTCTCACGATTGTGACGAAACCCCGATTTCACGTGGCCGGACTCACAACGTGACCGCTCCTGAATGTCGTGACATTAGAGATCGATATGCCGCTGGGGAGGCGATTGAGGCCCTACGGGCGTCAACGGGTCGTCGCTGGCAGACGCTTGTCCGGCATCTTACTGGAAATTGTTCGCACGAGGTTGCCGTCGAGTCCCCGACAGTTGCGAAGCAGGAGATTCTCCAACGAGACCATGTTACAGCGGAGGAATGTGCCCAACTCCGCCGTGGCGTTCACGATGCAGCGAGCGTGATGGCCTATGCGGACACCGTTGACCACGAGTATCAAGTGGTTCTTGCTCACGTGAACGGTGAGTGTGCGCACGAGGTTGACGAACCTCCCCGTGAGCCGAATGATCGGCGTCGGGATATCTCGAACTCAGATTGTCAGGCAATCCGGGAAACGTATCGGTCCAGTCCTGATGTCGACTTTAGCGACATTGCTGAGGAGTACGACTGTTCGCGGACGACAATTGAGCGCCATATTACGTTCAGATGCTCGCACCCGCCTGTAGATGCCTTAGTAACCGATGTTGATGCAGTCCAAGATCTGTTGGAGTCGGGAGTGGACGCCGACGACGGATTGAGCAAGTTCAGTCCGGAAGAGATAGTTCAGTTGGACCGCGACGGGCGTGCGGATCGTAAGGAACCGGCACTGGACTTGATAGCCCCTGACCCGGATCGTGTCGAGACGACGCGTAGTCGCGTGGTGCGCAATACTGACCTCGCCCACGATATGAAGCGTATGTACAATCATACATGCCAGGTCTGTAGCGTCTCTCGGCGTGGTCCGGATGGGAATCCGTACGCTGAGGCACACCATATCCGTCCGCTCGGTCGCCCGCACGATGGACCCGATGAGCCGGAGAATATTCTCGTTCTCTGTCCGAACCACCACGCCGATTTCGACTACGGCCGACTCACCGTTGACCCAGAGACGTACCGCGTCACCCACACCTACGAAGAGGCCGTTGATGGAACTGTATTGAATATCGCAGACCCACACCAAATCAGCGACGACCATCTCACGTACCATAACAAGGTCATTGCCGGCGAGTAA
- a CDS encoding transcription initiation factor IIB family protein, producing the protein MGETLDAAEDTMVDGIRLCGDVLRSGYEYDSIDSVAGACFYLACTRQEEPISLPDIADHARKSQKNIQHLSARLMSELDIQPTPVEPDTYLDDGIDEFGFTEDQAAECFDLLERGKERNLHSGFAPTTVAGAILYAVAQKHGLEIRQRDVADFVNKTPVSIRKNYKTFLKLADDVPVDVLPPQTIDEAIATLQTAFSEHPAVYADDARDIATDADVGDSASRAGVTGGAYLSVAQANGVHLTASDISSALGVGTQTIAKYNERFDYES; encoded by the coding sequence ATGGGTGAGACGCTCGACGCGGCAGAGGACACGATGGTCGATGGAATTCGGTTATGTGGAGATGTCCTCCGGTCGGGATACGAGTATGATTCCATCGATAGCGTTGCGGGTGCCTGTTTCTACCTCGCGTGTACCCGTCAGGAGGAACCAATTTCGCTGCCGGACATTGCCGATCATGCTCGGAAGTCCCAGAAGAACATTCAACACTTGAGTGCGAGGCTGATGTCAGAGTTGGATATTCAGCCGACCCCAGTCGAACCTGACACCTACTTGGATGACGGGATTGATGAGTTCGGCTTCACGGAAGACCAGGCAGCGGAGTGTTTCGATCTGCTTGAACGCGGGAAAGAACGTAATCTCCATAGTGGATTTGCCCCGACGACGGTCGCCGGTGCGATCCTCTATGCCGTCGCGCAGAAACACGGGCTCGAAATTCGCCAGCGGGATGTCGCAGACTTCGTAAACAAAACTCCGGTCTCCATCCGCAAGAACTACAAAACGTTCCTGAAACTGGCGGACGATGTCCCAGTAGATGTACTTCCACCCCAGACAATTGATGAGGCAATTGCGACGCTCCAGACAGCCTTCTCCGAACATCCGGCTGTGTATGCTGACGATGCCCGTGACATTGCGACTGATGCGGACGTCGGAGACAGTGCCAGTCGTGCTGGGGTCACTGGAGGTGCATACTTGAGCGTCGCCCAGGCGAACGGGGTGCACCTGACTGCCAGCGATATTAGCTCCGCGCTCGGTGTTGGAACTCAGACAATTGCGAAGTACAACGAGAGGTTCGACTATGAGAGTTGA
- a CDS encoding ribonuclease J codes for MEIEIATIGGYEEVGRQMTAVRAGEDIVIFDMGLNLSNVLIHDNVQTEQLHSLDLIDMDAIPDDRIMSDLEGDVQAIVPTHGHLDHIGAISKLAHRYNAPIVASPFTLELVREEIQDEGKFNVENDLVEMDAGETMGIGEHCELEFVNVTHSIIDAINPVLHTPEGAIVYGLDKRMDHTPVLGDPIDMKRFRELGRERNGVLCYIEDCTNANKKGRTPSEAVARSQLRDLMMSLEDFDGGILATTFASHIARVTNLVEFAKEIGRQPVLLGRSMEKYSGAAERLGATTFPEDLGMYGHRKSVDRTFKRIMKEGKENFLPVVTGHQGEPRAMLTRMGRGETPYDLDNGDKVIFSAGIIPEPTNEGQRYQSERLLKMQGARIYDDVHVSGHISQEGHYQMLNTLQPQHVIPAHQNMQGFSGYVDLAESQGYKLGRDLHVTSNGNTIQLV; via the coding sequence ATGGAAATCGAAATTGCGACAATCGGCGGCTACGAGGAAGTTGGCCGCCAGATGACCGCGGTCCGTGCCGGAGAGGACATCGTCATCTTCGACATGGGGCTCAACCTCTCGAACGTACTGATTCACGACAACGTCCAGACCGAACAACTGCACTCGCTCGACCTCATCGACATGGATGCGATTCCGGACGACCGCATCATGAGCGATCTCGAAGGCGATGTGCAGGCCATTGTGCCGACCCATGGTCACCTCGACCACATCGGCGCGATTAGCAAACTCGCCCATCGCTATAATGCTCCGATCGTGGCGTCGCCGTTTACGCTGGAACTCGTCAGAGAGGAAATCCAGGACGAGGGGAAGTTCAACGTCGAAAACGACCTGGTGGAGATGGACGCGGGCGAAACGATGGGCATCGGCGAACACTGCGAGCTTGAATTCGTCAACGTGACCCACTCCATTATCGACGCCATCAACCCGGTCCTCCACACGCCCGAGGGTGCAATCGTCTACGGCCTCGACAAGCGGATGGACCACACGCCGGTGCTCGGTGACCCCATCGACATGAAACGGTTTCGGGAACTAGGTCGTGAGAGGAACGGCGTGTTGTGTTACATTGAAGATTGTACCAACGCAAACAAGAAGGGTCGGACCCCCAGCGAAGCCGTCGCTAGAAGTCAACTCCGAGACCTCATGATGAGCCTTGAGGACTTCGACGGCGGCATCCTTGCCACGACGTTTGCCAGTCACATCGCTCGGGTCACGAATCTCGTCGAATTCGCAAAGGAAATCGGACGCCAACCAGTCCTCCTCGGGCGGTCGATGGAGAAGTACTCCGGGGCAGCCGAACGCCTCGGGGCCACAACCTTCCCCGAGGATCTCGGCATGTACGGCCATCGCAAGTCCGTAGACCGGACATTCAAACGCATCATGAAAGAGGGCAAGGAGAACTTCCTGCCAGTCGTGACGGGCCACCAGGGCGAACCGCGGGCAATGCTCACTCGGATGGGCCGTGGGGAGACACCGTACGATCTTGACAACGGCGACAAGGTTATCTTCTCGGCAGGGATCATTCCTGAGCCGACCAACGAGGGCCAGCGCTACCAGTCCGAGCGCCTCCTGAAGATGCAGGGCGCCCGCATCTACGACGACGTCCACGTCTCTGGCCATATCTCGCAGGAAGGGCATTACCAGATGCTCAATACGCTCCAGCCCCAGCACGTAATTCCGGCGCACCAGAACATGCAGGGCTTTTCGGGCTATGTTGACCTCGCAGAGAGTCAAGGCTACAAGCTTGGCCGTGACCTGCACGTGACTTCCAACGGAAATACGATTCAGTTGGTGTAA
- a CDS encoding antibiotic biosynthesis monooxygenase family protein, which yields MYLVTFRLAPGEYDAEFYELNDAIQAAAEDTEGYLGKQTWHAPNSEEVLVVYYWESLDAIESFGVDADHKRAKQRWTEWYDAYEVTVTEVVETYGTGFGDDANPLA from the coding sequence ATGTATTTGGTAACGTTCCGCCTCGCTCCTGGAGAGTATGATGCGGAGTTTTACGAGTTGAATGACGCGATACAAGCGGCTGCCGAGGACACGGAGGGATATCTGGGCAAACAGACGTGGCATGCACCGAATAGTGAGGAGGTTCTTGTCGTCTACTACTGGGAGTCGTTGGACGCGATTGAGTCGTTTGGAGTAGATGCAGACCACAAACGCGCGAAACAGCGGTGGACGGAGTGGTACGATGCGTATGAGGTTACTGTTACAGAAGTCGTTGAGACATACGGGACTGGATTCGGTGACGATGCGAACCCACTCGCATAG
- a CDS encoding trans-sulfuration enzyme family protein has translation MTRHNNRSDNDRFATIAVGAAETEIHPHREGTNDVVPPIHLSTTFEWANGEDANEHDYSRESNPTRAALEEQLARLEGGEHALAFASGMAATSTTMLALVPPGGHVVSSDTIYSGTEKLLTEHMAGHLGVDIDFVDARDPGNVADAVNADTDLIWAETPSNPLIRLCDIQTIADIADDHDVLFGVDSTFASPYYQAPLNLGADIVVHSTTKYLNGHSDSIGGAVITDNDGVFERLAFAQRVGLGNMLSPFDCYLVARGIKTLPARMEHHERNAMAVARFLEGHDRIARVHYPGLESHPQHDLATEQMSGYSGMLSFEFDGTLIELEAFVEGLEVFTPGASLGGVESLVEVPSLMIPDEFSRSEESAEIPETLVRVSVGLEDADDLCEDLRTALP, from the coding sequence ATGACACGACACAATAACCGATCCGACAATGACCGATTCGCAACCATCGCAGTCGGTGCAGCTGAAACTGAAATACATCCGCACAGAGAGGGAACGAACGACGTCGTCCCGCCGATTCACCTTTCGACTACGTTCGAGTGGGCTAACGGAGAGGACGCCAACGAACACGACTATTCGCGCGAGAGCAATCCGACGCGGGCAGCCCTCGAAGAGCAGTTAGCCCGCCTCGAAGGTGGCGAGCATGCGTTGGCGTTCGCCTCCGGAATGGCCGCCACATCAACGACGATGCTAGCGCTGGTCCCTCCGGGCGGCCACGTCGTCTCCTCGGACACCATCTATAGCGGGACCGAAAAACTGCTCACGGAACACATGGCCGGGCATCTCGGTGTTGACATCGACTTCGTTGACGCTCGTGACCCCGGCAACGTTGCCGATGCAGTCAACGCAGACACTGACTTGATCTGGGCAGAAACCCCGTCGAACCCCTTGATCCGGTTATGCGATATCCAGACGATAGCCGACATCGCCGATGACCACGATGTCCTGTTCGGCGTGGACAGTACGTTTGCGAGTCCGTACTATCAAGCCCCACTCAACCTGGGTGCCGACATCGTCGTTCACAGCACCACTAAGTATCTCAACGGACACTCCGACTCGATTGGTGGTGCTGTCATCACCGACAACGATGGGGTTTTCGAGCGATTAGCGTTCGCGCAGCGGGTTGGACTCGGGAATATGCTTTCGCCGTTCGACTGCTACCTCGTTGCGCGAGGCATCAAGACGCTGCCCGCACGGATGGAACATCACGAGAGGAACGCGATGGCAGTTGCCCGGTTCCTCGAAGGCCATGATCGGATCGCTCGGGTCCACTATCCTGGTCTTGAAAGCCACCCGCAACACGACCTTGCGACCGAGCAGATGTCGGGGTACAGCGGGATGCTATCCTTCGAGTTCGATGGGACGCTCATCGAACTTGAAGCGTTTGTCGAGGGACTTGAGGTATTCACGCCGGGGGCCAGTCTCGGCGGGGTCGAAAGCCTTGTTGAGGTACCGTCACTCATGATCCCCGACGAGTTCAGTCGTAGTGAGGAGTCAGCGGAGATTCCCGAAACGTTAGTCCGGGTGTCCGTTGGCCTCGAAGATGCCGATGACCTCTGCGAGGACCTCCGGACGGCGCTACCGTGA
- a CDS encoding HNH endonuclease, which yields MQHRFRVGEQYRDTGSYRNSSDQFLRWIRGPLDSGIKNTGGIRDLRANRSETPAALVLVSNDSGISQHDDPWEDTLAVNAGYISYWGDAKADNPYDDSIKNQKIKTAFDRAAARRREDVPPVLVFRKPESGVVEFCGLCVPDHFEVRTYQADSGTQIPNYLFHFSILNTQSIPISWLHDRARMNDDARAPDVWKRWVETGDVAQWPTGETLDQSGRVRRYETSETAVSDAFRTETFERYGHACTMTDIREDDLLDLAHVLPRSQHPELAEHPENVLVLNSLHHRAFDAALFTIDSDYRIRTSPSFDPAHPFLRRTILERAGEQLSFPSTIQVRPSFLEELNTGLSWL from the coding sequence ATGCAGCACAGGTTCCGTGTCGGCGAACAATACCGAGACACCGGCAGTTATCGGAACTCTTCTGACCAGTTCCTCAGATGGATTCGCGGCCCGCTCGACAGCGGCATCAAAAACACCGGCGGAATCCGTGACCTCCGTGCGAATCGGTCTGAGACGCCTGCAGCGCTCGTACTCGTCTCGAACGACAGCGGTATCTCCCAACATGACGACCCGTGGGAAGACACACTCGCCGTCAACGCCGGCTACATCAGCTACTGGGGCGACGCGAAAGCCGACAATCCATACGACGACTCTATCAAGAACCAGAAAATCAAGACCGCGTTCGACCGAGCCGCGGCTAGACGACGCGAAGACGTTCCACCAGTCCTCGTATTCCGGAAACCTGAATCCGGAGTCGTCGAATTCTGCGGATTGTGCGTACCAGACCACTTCGAGGTCCGCACCTACCAAGCCGACTCCGGGACACAAATCCCAAATTACCTGTTCCACTTCTCAATCCTCAACACCCAGTCCATCCCCATCTCTTGGCTACACGACCGCGCCCGGATGAACGATGACGCCCGAGCGCCGGATGTCTGGAAGCGCTGGGTCGAAACTGGCGACGTCGCCCAATGGCCGACCGGCGAGACGCTCGACCAGAGCGGGCGGGTCCGACGCTACGAAACCTCCGAAACCGCCGTGAGCGACGCCTTTCGAACAGAGACGTTCGAACGGTACGGCCACGCCTGTACCATGACCGATATTCGAGAAGACGACCTCCTCGACCTGGCACATGTCCTCCCGCGAAGCCAGCATCCCGAACTCGCCGAACATCCGGAGAACGTCCTCGTGCTGAACTCACTCCATCACCGAGCGTTCGACGCTGCATTATTTACTATCGACAGCGATTACCGGATTCGAACTAGTCCGTCCTTCGACCCTGCTCACCCGTTCCTCCGCCGAACAATCCTCGAACGAGCGGGCGAGCAGCTTTCATTCCCGTCCACTATTCAAGTCCGGCCGTCGTTTCTTGAAGAACTCAATACCGGCCTATCTTGGTTATAG
- a CDS encoding N-6 DNA methylase: protein MDRLAGTNLALPNSGSQPGAYRTTRRTDVDTSCTPDDCPITTPVPPRVTPETPASFPRLDESVVDDDLLDRLSAAADHLAATVDSASLETAIQTWSERHGLDTLPQDERRTVLARHSVISILLKTTLYEWYQRRGDLSALSADIRAALQHAYHETGDAAFRELPVDRIIWRADDDIVTPVVEARDCLLTSRNPAEDIGQVYERLTTSESRQSLGQFRTPPAVGRLLRSWVTTGDDTVLDPGIGSGVLSSPFHPHWLTDLDPKKVFGVDQSPLSMLMGTTALTLSGQSHEPQTVDFLTLSPDDLPGEVDGIVSNPPFTGAQALPASYKRRCNARFEDSTGRTISGKSPLYTYFLYHSREFLGPGDRAAFITPQSWLSRKFGETLKRFLLDEYRIKSLVRFNPEATSIFDTADETALLVCLEVPAEDAPTGDTRFVRVDEDVDTNEIRDAIDGVVDGETLWGEVVCRQQEQLDPTSNWQSLFDRESIETHGLVPLRTLATCRRGAVTGAVNFFCLSQQTVDEYGISEEQLSRLIRRPSVVDGYDFTEIGWAELRESGAAVWLLDPDELSNVPDEIATFAEQVRSVPDSLQNDGDETGLQPYLRTAVTVHDLVGTDAFDRRTYWYRPPRHDPPQIVVPDTSRDGFPFVLNEVRARNVHNFHGLHGIRLAEVEMKALLAYLNSEFTAQLLTEETYTRQDGYESLSISDLRELPVIDPQTLPDDVVSALADAFEELRTATRRSGNSDSAKKRIMTILEQELQLRLPSDAELE from the coding sequence ATGGATAGACTCGCCGGAACGAACCTGGCACTCCCGAATTCAGGTTCACAACCTGGGGCGTATCGAACGACGAGAAGGACAGATGTCGATACCAGCTGTACCCCGGACGACTGTCCGATCACGACCCCTGTCCCTCCAAGGGTCACACCGGAGACACCAGCGTCATTCCCCCGACTGGACGAGTCCGTCGTCGATGACGACCTTCTTGACCGCCTCTCAGCGGCGGCCGATCACCTCGCGGCGACGGTTGACTCAGCCTCACTAGAGACGGCTATACAGACGTGGAGTGAACGTCACGGTCTCGATACGCTCCCTCAAGACGAGCGCCGGACGGTCCTGGCCAGGCATAGTGTGATTAGCATCCTACTGAAGACGACTCTCTACGAGTGGTATCAGCGGCGTGGCGACCTGTCAGCACTCTCGGCAGACATCCGCGCTGCCCTTCAGCACGCGTACCACGAAACGGGGGATGCAGCGTTTCGAGAACTGCCCGTCGACAGAATCATCTGGCGGGCCGACGACGACATCGTCACGCCCGTCGTCGAAGCCCGCGATTGCCTCCTCACCTCTCGGAACCCGGCAGAAGACATCGGGCAGGTCTATGAGAGACTCACGACGAGTGAGAGCCGCCAATCGCTGGGGCAGTTCCGCACGCCGCCAGCCGTCGGCCGACTGCTGCGCTCGTGGGTTACCACTGGCGACGACACAGTACTCGATCCGGGGATAGGGTCCGGAGTCCTGTCCAGCCCGTTCCATCCCCACTGGCTGACGGACTTAGACCCGAAGAAGGTCTTCGGTGTCGATCAGAGCCCACTCTCGATGCTGATGGGGACGACTGCGCTGACGTTGTCTGGACAGTCTCACGAGCCGCAGACAGTGGATTTCCTCACTCTCTCGCCGGATGACCTTCCCGGTGAGGTTGACGGCATCGTCTCGAATCCACCGTTCACCGGTGCCCAAGCGCTGCCAGCGAGCTACAAGCGACGCTGCAACGCGCGGTTCGAGGACAGCACCGGGCGCACGATCAGCGGCAAATCGCCGTTGTATACGTACTTCCTGTACCATTCGCGGGAGTTCTTAGGTCCCGGAGATCGAGCCGCGTTCATCACGCCCCAGAGTTGGCTCAGCCGCAAATTCGGCGAGACGCTCAAGCGATTCCTCCTCGACGAGTACCGGATCAAGTCCCTCGTCCGGTTCAATCCGGAAGCGACGTCAATCTTCGATACGGCCGACGAGACCGCGCTTCTCGTGTGCCTCGAAGTGCCCGCAGAAGACGCTCCTACTGGAGACACGCGGTTCGTGCGCGTTGACGAGGATGTCGATACGAACGAAATCCGCGACGCCATCGACGGCGTTGTCGACGGCGAAACTTTGTGGGGTGAGGTGGTCTGTCGCCAACAAGAACAGCTCGATCCAACTAGCAACTGGCAGTCGCTCTTCGACCGGGAAAGCATTGAGACGCACGGACTCGTACCGCTACGTACACTCGCAACGTGTCGACGCGGGGCCGTCACCGGGGCAGTCAACTTCTTCTGCTTGTCACAGCAGACTGTGGACGAGTACGGTATTTCCGAGGAGCAGCTCTCCCGCCTGATTCGACGCCCGTCGGTCGTCGATGGCTACGACTTCACCGAGATAGGCTGGGCGGAGTTGCGGGAGAGCGGTGCGGCGGTGTGGCTTCTCGATCCGGACGAACTGTCGAACGTTCCCGACGAGATCGCCACTTTCGCCGAGCAGGTGCGGTCCGTCCCGGATTCGCTACAGAACGACGGAGACGAGACCGGGTTGCAGCCGTATCTACGGACTGCGGTAACGGTCCACGATCTCGTTGGGACCGACGCGTTCGACCGGCGGACGTACTGGTATCGCCCGCCGCGTCACGACCCGCCGCAGATCGTGGTGCCGGATACGAGCCGTGACGGATTCCCGTTCGTTCTCAACGAGGTGCGGGCTCGAAACGTCCATAATTTCCACGGACTTCACGGTATCCGACTCGCCGAGGTCGAGATGAAGGCGTTACTCGCGTACCTCAACAGCGAGTTCACCGCGCAACTCCTCACCGAGGAGACGTACACACGCCAGGATGGCTACGAGTCGCTCAGTATCAGTGACCTCCGAGAACTTCCGGTAATTGATCCGCAGACTTTACCGGACGATGTCGTGTCCGCACTTGCTGACGCTTTCGAGGAACTCCGAACGGCCACGCGACGGAGTGGGAACTCTGACTCCGCGAAGAAACGAATTATGACGATACTGGAACAGGAGCTCCAGCTTAGATTGCCTTCGGACGCGGAGCTAGAATGA